GCGGACAAGAGATTTCACCGGCAACCTCAACAAGATTTCATTGATCAGTTCCTGTGATAGATGCACTGTCTTTTTTGTTCTGCGTCTGTATGTCTTCATTTTAGGACACTTGATGATAATATAGCATAACTCAGATACATATATAGACAACTAAAAGACGCGATCACCATTGTTCCTTCTATAGTACTCTTCTTATGCTTCTTCATTGTTGAGTACTCTTTCTGTCTTCTGACTTGCTGCATCCAGTAATGGAcggtaatattttaataataattcttgtctttatttttaaattcttggatataatattttcaaaaatcatttgtaattatattaaatcacGTCATTTTCGTATATTAAGtacttacttttttaatttatattttttttccaaatattgtttcttaaattgaattttaattttaagtcttAATATGTTACATCAAATTTGATTATTGTGTAACATTACGCAGATAAATACAAAGGATGAAATCAATTTCAGTATCTAGTACTCTTCGGTGGGATGAAACGAAAACTTTTGTAAACATTATTACTTGCCACTTAGTTTGTAAACATTTTGTTTGGTTCTGAAAATACTCTTATAAGTTTGACACCGTAAAGTGAATTACCATTTCTATTAAAATAGTCATTGGCTCATTGCAAATAATTTCcaatcattataaaatttaggctaattataataattaattaattttatatttattttatatccttTTATACACATACAAAataaccaatgatttttttttttgcagaatcACAAGAACTCAATTCTTACAAGTAAAGTGAGGCTGTGATAGTAGAACAGCGATTGAAAGGCTAATACCATTATAATCATGCAGAGTTACTTTATAAtccaggaaaaaagaaaagaaaaatcaagaacCAATTGAAATTTGGAACCCATGGCAGAAAAAGGCATGTAGGATCTTGGAAAGCATTGAGTAAAATTTCTGACATGCCTTGCAGAACTTCCTATAGTAGCCAGGAAAGTCTGAAGATCCAATCATATACTCAGGATTCTTAGTGCATTCTCTAAGGGAAGCCCGTCTCTCACAGCTTACATGATGATCAGAAGAGTCCCCTCCAATTCCCACAATATTATCAAACGAGCTATATGTATCCACTTTGTTGCATAGAGTTAAGAATTTAGTTGTTGTAACATGTTAATAGCTGATTCTTTAAAATATGAACCTTTCTGGGTGAAATGTTCCAAAACTACTCGAATGAACCAAAAGTATTTTATGAATTTGGaggaataaaagaaataacttttaatttaggaaactaaaacaagaaaactcatatatttgaaagaataaaaaaatgtttgagccttgtaaatatttttgattgacattaaaaaaaacagtataAATTAGATcaataatattaacaaattcTATTTAGTAGTGATTTTAAATCACCACAAAACACATATTTCCTAACATCATCGGTTTAATTTAGACAAGATCAAAATAAatcagttttaaaaatatttaaagaatcaaattgaacccaaaaaaattagaaaactaaaCAGAACCTAAACAATAAATTTGTGGACAAAAAACTAATTTAGcttatattctaatttttaaacataaaaatagtcattgcaaataatttctaattatcataaaaaattgagataataataaattaatttgtatttgtTATATCGTTTTATACATAGAAGATAAGTATAagcaatgaaagaaaaaagcagAATCCCCCGAGAAGGTCTCAATTCTTCCACTTGAAGTGGGGTTGTGATAGTAGAACCCTGATTGGAACCATTATAATAATGCAGAATTACTTTACAGTCcgggaaaaaaaatcaagaactaGTTGAAATTTGAAACCCGAGGCAGAGATGGCTTGTAGTATCTAGGAAAGCATTCAGTAAAATTTCTAACACGCCTTGCAGCTTTTCCTACAATAGCCGGGAATGTCTGAAGATCCAATCATATACTCAGGATTTTTAGTGCATTCTCCAAGTGAAGCCCATCTCTCACAGCTTACATGATTATCAGAACAATCACCTCCAGCTCCCACAGTCTTATCAAACGAGTCTACATGAATCCACTTTGTTGCGGACCATTTCTCACCTTCGATAACAGGGCATCCAGCATGGAGACTGCTAGTGTCTGGGGTAGCATTTgtgtgaagactgaagaaaagaAGTGCGTCCCCTCTACGTGGTTTCACTACGCAAATGCAATGCCAGGTAAGATGAAGAGAACAACTACTTGCACAAATTGAACGGTAGAAAATGTGACATGAAAGTACATTACAGAGGAAAACCCATAAATGTAAAATTACTGATCCAGTTGCTCACCTGCTATTCCTTTCTTGGCACATTCAGAAAGATCACTGCTTGTTTCAGCACCTCTGCGACGTGGAGGTTCCTGTAAGCAAAACGAAAATTCAGAAGCAAAATTAGATATTGGTAATAAAAGATAGACACAGAACAATAAACTAGAGAAGAAGATCTTGAGAATATCATATGGACAAAAGATTGTATCTCATCCATCATTCTAAAAACCAAAAACGAATATGTGCAGTGCCAGTGTGCATAATATGTACTTCTACATGTATAGCTAAATCATATACTCCCTGTCGAGTATCCAGCCAAGGCTTCCCTTATTCAAACACACAAGTTTTATCTCCAAATTTTCTGTTCAGTTTCTAAAGCTTCCACTATTTGGGGTCAGAAATAGCATAATATATCAGCATACAGtcaaaatatgagaaaaatttATACCGATTATGATCTCAGGCAAGAAACTTTGGTGCACGGAAAAATAGAATCATTCATTATTTCTGATAAATTCAACTGGCACAATATAATATAACGGCACTAATGCTTTGTTTGGTAGGAGGGAGATAGGGTGGATGGGGAGAGAAATAGAGGGGAAATTGTGTGGGACCCACATCTCCTACActatactttaattaaaaaatctccCTTGTATTTGCATCCTCTCTATTTCCATCATCTCTGCCAAACAGAGCATAAATGAACCCAGCTGGACACTGTGGACATTCaatgaagaaaaatacataTTGACAAACTATCAcaagattttacaaagataCACTTCATTTTCTGAGAAAGACATGCATCAATTACTACTGATTTACTGTACAAACCTCTGCAGAAGGGAAGACAGTTTCACCGCCTTTGGCTACATCAGTGAGATACATGAGAACAGTCGCGATGCGATGTCCACCCCGAGCAATGTTAACTTTATCAGTGAAGTAATCATAATGCGGGTCATATTTCTGGCCATGCTCATATCTCAATACTTGTATATCTTCCCCATTTTCTGAAATTGAATCACAAAATATAACGAGGACACTGATTAGTGCTAGTTCATACATATATAGCACCTCTGCGTGTTTATAACAAGAATGTAGACCATTTTCATCATTTAACTAGTCATACAGATTCACGTTCACTTTTTTCTAGAGTTCCAATTTCCAAGCTTTGCAGGAGACAgtgactatatatatatgtgtgtgtataatTTGGAGGGAGATACTATTGATTCAGAAATCAAGGGTATATTTCTCTTCTGATCCTGAAATAATGCATCACTTTCAATATGGGTCacctattttaattttcttaattaaatcataacagatttttttttctttttttaccagTTCATTGAATATTGCCAACTTAATCATTCAGATGAACAACTGAGTTACTGAGCGTAGTCATGATTACTTGATTACTATAGAGCAATCTACTTTTTATCTATTACTTCCTTTTTATTAACAAACTTCCTTTTAAAGCCAAGGAAGGCAATTACAGGAACAGCAAGCGATGATCACAGAAAATcgtgaaatttattttcatatattgtgACACATGATCATGAGAAATCAAACATTATAGAACTAGAGAAAGCTAATAAACACCAAGTATAATGAATGTCTACCCATCTATAAgtgcaagtaataaaataaaccaCGCATTtagcattgaaaaaaaaatctggaTTAGGAGGAACCGAGGAAAGAAAACATTAGTCCATACCAACTTTACAAGCATAGCatgcaaaattttcaatttttcatgatGATTTTCTATATACGGAGTAGTACCTTTTGGAAGAAAGGTCCATGACGAAATCTTGTCCTCAATACCAGCAACAATAGGATCCTATAGATTAAAAAAAGctcaataaaagaaataatgaagattgaacaattcattctatgcatcAAACAAacagacagagagagagagagagagagagagagagagagagaccttGTTCTTGGAAATGAACATTCCAGAGCTTGTTCGAACATCACTTAGCTGGCTCTCTCCAGAGAGATTATCCGCTACGGCAGATCTCTTAAGCTCCGATTTCGCCTAAACCAACAAGCGAAAGTTAAGTTGCTTAACAGAAGAATTAAGAGCGCACAGAGATAGAGATGAATGAATACTCACTAGAGAGATCAAGTGGTCGCATTCCAAATCCGTGAGGAAACCTTCATAAACGAAAGCTCTGCATATATAATATGGATTTGAAGGTTTATAAAGGTAAAACATGGAATCgagggaaaaagagagaaagagaagagaggttACCTTGGCTTCCAGGAAATCTGTTTGACCTTGGAAGGGTTGATGACGGAGCTAGCGGAACCCGCGTAAGAGCTCCACACATGATCGCATTTCGAGATCAGCAGAAGGAATAGTAGAAACCAAACCCTATTCATTTCCGGTTCCGATTGGAACTTGAATTTTCCCGGAAaattatttctctcttctctttctttatattttcattcaGTCCAAATCCAGGTTGCCGAGCGGGAGGGTggttttgttttcttgcttttaTGTGGAACCAGGTTGCTTCACTGTATATGTTCAatcattgtcaaattaatttttgggTAATCacattattcttttcttttgatccGGTGTCCCTTAATCCCATACGAGGATATTAATCACATTCACAATGTGTGATTATCAGTCTCTTACTAATTCAAGAACAAATTTTacgtaaaataataattgaatatgaattttttcattaaataaattatttttactcatataaatataacaaaatcttACTGCATCAAGTTTTTTGAGTAATCATATTGGTAAGTATCAAAATATCTATTGTTTTAATAAACTAGgttaataacatataaaaatgtCCTTATTTTGCTGGATTTTCACCTGTAAGAGTCAACAAAGGTTTTTAAGCGATGTTTAGGccagaaaaagaattttccgtttcaaaaaagtaaattaaaaaccaTACTTTTCTATTTggtaagataaatataaaaataaattgtaaagtaaaaaaagtatttaaacccaaaataaattccaacgtaaaaaaacccaaaataaattaataagtaaaAACAGATCGATCCGAGACCTATCCCACCGTACTGTTAACCCATTAAAAAATGAGTTAGGTTATCTCGAGAATGGATTGAAAATAATACACACCTTATTTTAAGGtctattgacatttttttttttttgacgttGGAGGTGCATTGACATGTTAACtggctaaaaaattaaaataatatcaattaaaCTAAAAAGACATAAACTACGGAACAAATTAAAAGTAGACAAAAACTAAGTCCTAACGTAACTAACCTCCTACGCATAATTTaagtcaagaaaaaaaaaatcctgccCATAATgttaatgtaaataatttttaagtcaTTTCTTTTCACACGTATGCTTCTAACTTTGTATACGTTGGGATAAAATGAGGTTGGTTATGAAGTAATATTTCCTTTATCGATAAGACTTGTAGCTGTTGGGTAAAGAAGAGATTGgggggaaaaggaaaaaagaaaggagaaTAATGCATTACCCCATGCTCAGCATTGAATATTAAAACTAGAGTATGCAGTATGCACCCCATCCCTACTGCAAGGAAACCAACGACAACCTTGTTAGTCCTGCCAAGACTGTCCGATTTTCATgttcaaaaaattattgtattagACAATAATTAACGTGATAATATGGTATacataggagagaaaaaaacGAGTTGCTATAAGGAGACACGATAGTATCCGTTATTACTAATTTGGAATAAAACTTCTCCTAAGCACAGTGTCAATGGACATTGCGATTAATCAATCCCTCAAATATAGTGTACAGATCCTTGTTTTCAGGCCCAAAAATTTTATCAGCTTTCCGCAGCGTCTCCTGTAATTTTACGCACACAGATATGTATCAATTaacctttttttggtgaattataTGTATCAATTAACTGAAACGTGAGGGAGGAGAGAACTGAGAAGACAGGAGGAAGTAcctcttttgtttgtttatgggAATTCAATTCTTTAACATTTGCCAAGAATGCACCAAATTGCTCATAAGACAAACGGTTCCTAACAATAACAAACAGGAGATAAAATAGAGGATTCAACTATTTAGCTCAAAAGTTGATATTTTTCCATAATTTTCAAAGACCCCTCACCTAACTTGGCGAAAAAACTCTTTCCCATCCACCCGTGTTCGTCCTACAACACCcagtaagaaaatataaaattagggAAAAAGCTGTGATCAAATGAAAACATTATTTATAGGGCTGCaatgttgaaaaatattaattaagcaTCTCATTCTTCGAATACATGCAAGATCCA
This region of Glycine max cultivar Williams 82 chromosome 7, Glycine_max_v4.0, whole genome shotgun sequence genomic DNA includes:
- the LOC100796794 gene encoding Probable prolyl 4-hydroxylase 4-like precursor (The RefSeq protein has 1 substitution compared to this genomic sequence), encoding MNRVWFLLFLLLISKCDHVWSSYAGSASSVINPSKVKQISWKPRAFVYEGFLTDLECDHLISLAKSELKRSAVADNLSGESQLSDVRTSSGMFISKNKDPIVAGIEDKISSWTFLPKENGEDIQVSRYEHGQKYDPHYDYFTDKVNIARGGHRIATVLMYLTDVAKGGETVFPSAEEPPRRRGAETSSDLSECAKKGIAVKPRRGDALLFFSLHTNATPDTSSLHAGCPVIEGEKWSATKWIHVDSFDKTVGAGGDCSDNHVSCERWASLGECTKNPEYMIGSSDIPGYCRKSCKAC